The Streptomyces sp. NBC_00483 genome contains the following window.
GAGATCCCGCTGGATACGGTCGCGGAGGTGGTCCGCAATCTCGCGGACGGCACCCGCCTCGTCCTCAACCCCTCGCCGCCCGCCCCGCTCCCCGACGAGGTGCTCGCGGCCTGCGACCCGCTGATCGTCAACGAGCACGAGGCGAAGGTCATCGCCGGTACGGACCTCGGCGACGACCCCGAGGACTGGGCGCGGCAGCTGCTCTCGCTCGGCCCGCGCTCGGTCGTCGTCACCCTCGGCTCCGAGGGCGCGCTCGTCGCGGACGCGGCGGGCTCGCAGCGGGTCGCGGCGGTGAAGGTGAAGGCCGTCGACACGACCGGCGCCGGTGACGCGTTCACGGCGGCGCTCGCGTGGCGGCTCGGCACCGGCGAATCGCTCGCCGACGCGGCCGCCTACGCGGCGAAGGTCGGCGCGGCCGCGGTCACCAAGGAGGGCGCGCAGGCCTCGTACCCGACCGCCGAGGAGGTCGGGTCGCTGTGAAGAAGGCCGGAATACTCAACCGCCATCTCGCGGGCGCCATAGCCGAGTTGGGGCACGGCGACGGGGTGTTGATCTGCGACGCGGGCATGCCGATCCCGGCGGGACCGCGCGTCGTCGACCTCGCGTTCCGGGCCGGTGTGCCGTCCTTCGCGGAGGTCCTCGACGGGCTGCTCGACGAGCTGGTGGTGGA
Protein-coding sequences here:
- the rbsK gene encoding ribokinase, giving the protein MNTYDLLVVGSANADLVVGVDRRPAAGETVLGSDLTTHPGGKGANQAVAAAKLGARTALLARVGDDGHGRLLRDSMEAAGVDTSGVLVGGAPTGVALITVDPSGDNSIVVSPGANGRLTPEDVRAAGELFAGAQVVSMMLEIPLDTVAEVVRNLADGTRLVLNPSPPAPLPDEVLAACDPLIVNEHEAKVIAGTDLGDDPEDWARQLLSLGPRSVVVTLGSEGALVADAAGSQRVAAVKVKAVDTTGAGDAFTAALAWRLGTGESLADAAAYAAKVGAAAVTKEGAQASYPTAEEVGSL
- the rbsD gene encoding D-ribose pyranase; protein product: MKKAGILNRHLAGAIAELGHGDGVLICDAGMPIPAGPRVVDLAFRAGVPSFAEVLDGLLDELVVEAATAAREVREANPDTAELLQDRLEPLGFVTHEELKALSAHARLVVRTGEARPYANVLLRCGVFF